The following are from one region of the Halarcobacter sp. genome:
- a CDS encoding thioredoxin family protein produces the protein MKIEILGTGCSKCEALTNNVKAAIAKKGIFAQVEKVDDMIKIMEYGVMSTPGLVIDGEVKSTGKVLTAQEIEEFLK, from the coding sequence ATGAAAATAGAGATTTTAGGAACAGGTTGTTCAAAATGTGAAGCTTTAACAAACAATGTTAAAGCAGCAATTGCAAAAAAAGGTATTTTTGCACAAGTTGAAAAAGTAGATGATATGATAAAAATTATGGAATATGGTGTTATGAGCACACCAGGTTTGGTAATAGATGGAGAGGTTAAATCAACTGGAAAAGTCTTAACAGCACAAGAGATAGAAGAGTTTTTAAAATAG
- a CDS encoding permease gives MFYYWEKFVDFFVYSLLGLDKEEHLTQALHFFIFDTVKILVLLVLIIYLVTFLRSYFPVEKVRDYLSGKHKLVGHVFAACFGVLTPFCSCSAIPLFLGFLQARIPLGVTFSYLISAPLSDAVVIALLFSLFGIKITLLYMACALLIAIIAGLVIGSLNLEKEILLEVKPASCCASSSEENISLKYRAKEAWKDSLDILKKIYLYVFIGIGIGAFIHGYVPSELIVKYAGGDIWYAPIVAVFMGIPMYSSAAGMLPLIEVLTSKGMLLGTALSFMMAVVALSLPEAMILKRVLSIKLISIFFGIVGFAILLVGFVFNMIL, from the coding sequence ATGTTTTATTATTGGGAAAAGTTTGTAGATTTTTTTGTTTATTCTTTATTGGGATTAGATAAAGAAGAGCATTTAACTCAAGCTTTACATTTTTTTATTTTTGATACTGTAAAGATTTTAGTATTACTTGTATTAATCATATACCTAGTAACTTTTTTAAGAAGCTATTTCCCAGTTGAAAAAGTAAGGGATTATTTAAGTGGTAAACATAAACTTGTAGGTCATGTATTTGCAGCATGTTTTGGTGTACTTACCCCTTTTTGCTCATGTAGTGCAATACCTTTATTTTTGGGATTTTTACAAGCAAGAATCCCTTTAGGTGTTACTTTTTCATATCTAATTTCAGCACCACTAAGTGATGCAGTAGTTATTGCTTTATTATTCTCTTTATTTGGAATAAAAATTACACTTTTATATATGGCTTGTGCGCTACTTATAGCAATAATTGCAGGTTTAGTAATTGGTTCTTTAAATTTAGAAAAAGAGATTCTTTTAGAAGTAAAACCAGCTTCATGTTGTGCTTCATCAAGTGAAGAAAATATTTCACTAAAATATAGAGCAAAAGAGGCTTGGAAAGATAGTTTAGATATATTAAAGAAAATTTATTTATATGTTTTTATAGGTATAGGAATTGGAGCTTTTATTCATGGGTATGTTCCATCAGAACTAATAGTTAAATATGCAGGTGGAGATATTTGGTATGCTCCAATAGTTGCAGTATTTATGGGAATTCCTATGTATTCAAGTGCAGCAGGAATGTTACCATTGATTGAAGTTTTAACTTCAAAAGGGATGCTTTTAGGAACTGCTTTATCTTTTATGATGGCAGTTGTTGCCTTAAGTTTACCAGAAGCAATGATTTTAAAAAGAGTTTTATCAATAAAATTGATTTCAATATTTTTTGGAATAGTTGGATTTGCAATTTTATTAGTGGGATTTGTTTTTAATATGATTTTATAA
- a CDS encoding arsenate reductase ArsC, translating to MEKKVLILCTGNSCRSIIAEALINAKLEGISADSSGVKASGRVNPNAKKLLEDKGIWKEEYHSKTIDKVLANPYDLVVTVCDHANETCPMFPKAVKVIHVGFEDPDGKGFDAFIKTYEEIETVLLPKVKEELGV from the coding sequence ATGGAAAAGAAAGTATTGATTTTATGTACAGGAAACTCTTGTAGAAGTATTATCGCAGAAGCACTTATAAATGCAAAGTTAGAAGGTATTAGTGCTGATTCTAGTGGAGTAAAAGCTAGTGGAAGGGTAAATCCAAATGCAAAAAAACTTTTAGAAGACAAAGGTATTTGGAAAGAGGAGTATCACTCTAAAACAATAGATAAAGTGTTAGCTAATCCTTATGATTTAGTTGTAACAGTTTGTGACCATGCAAATGAAACTTGTCCAATGTTTCCAAAAGCTGTAAAGGTTATCCATGTTGGTTTTGAAGATCCAGATGGGAAAGGTTTTGATGCTTTTATAAAAACCTATGAAGAGATTGAAACAGTGTTACTTCCTAAAGTAAAGGAAGAGTTAGGAGTTTAA
- a CDS encoding arsenic transporter translates to MFLASSIFIITLIFVIWQPKNLQIGTTAVLGAIVALLAGVVSLDDVLIVTEIVWDATLAFIGIIILSMVLDEIGFFEWCSIKMAKLSRGDGHKMFVYSLLLGSFVSALFANDGAALILTPILLAKMKILKLNAKTILAFLLAGGFISDSASLPFVFSNLTNIVTANYFNIGFAQYLANMLVPYIVSTIVSIIVLWLILRKDIPTTVDITLLKNPDEVLKNKTLFKFSWIFLALLILGYFIGDMYNLPVSVFALGGGVIFLAIASYMKSAKAWLTIKTAPWQVVWFSIGLYIVVYGLKNAGLTDYLTLILNDLVQKGDAIAILGTGFISAILSAIMNNMPTVMVMDIALKDIPNEALAYANIIGCNLGPKMTPFGSLATLLWLHVLSKKGVEIGFWQYSKFGLIVTPPVLFIVLLTLI, encoded by the coding sequence ATGTTTTTAGCAAGTTCAATATTTATAATTACACTTATATTTGTAATTTGGCAACCTAAAAATTTACAAATAGGTACAACTGCAGTATTAGGAGCAATTGTTGCATTATTAGCTGGAGTTGTATCTTTAGATGATGTATTAATAGTTACCGAAATAGTTTGGGATGCTACTTTAGCATTTATAGGTATTATTATTCTTTCTATGGTTTTAGATGAGATTGGTTTCTTTGAATGGTGTTCAATAAAAATGGCAAAACTCTCACGTGGTGATGGACATAAGATGTTTGTTTACTCTTTATTATTGGGGTCATTTGTGTCAGCACTTTTTGCAAATGATGGAGCAGCTTTAATTTTAACTCCAATTTTATTAGCCAAAATGAAGATTTTAAAACTAAATGCAAAAACTATCTTAGCTTTTTTACTTGCAGGTGGATTTATAAGTGATAGTGCATCTTTACCTTTTGTTTTCTCAAACCTTACAAACATTGTAACAGCAAACTATTTTAATATAGGATTTGCACAGTATTTAGCAAATATGCTTGTACCTTATATTGTAAGTACAATAGTTTCTATTATAGTTTTATGGTTAATTTTGAGAAAAGATATTCCAACAACTGTTGATATTACTTTACTAAAAAATCCAGATGAAGTGTTAAAAAACAAAACATTATTTAAATTCTCTTGGATATTTTTAGCTTTACTAATTTTAGGTTACTTTATTGGTGATATGTATAATCTTCCTGTTTCAGTATTTGCTTTAGGTGGAGGAGTTATATTTTTAGCAATAGCTAGTTATATGAAAAGTGCTAAAGCTTGGCTTACAATTAAAACTGCACCTTGGCAAGTTGTATGGTTTAGTATAGGACTTTATATAGTTGTATATGGTTTAAAAAATGCAGGATTAACTGATTATTTAACTCTTATATTAAACGATTTAGTTCAAAAAGGAGATGCTATTGCAATCCTTGGTACGGGATTCATATCTGCAATATTAAGTGCAATCATGAATAATATGCCAACAGTTATGGTTATGGATATAGCTTTAAAAGATATACCAAATGAAGCTTTGGCTTATGCAAATATTATTGGATGTAATCTTGGACCAAAGATGACACCATTTGGTTCTTTAGCTACACTTCTTTGGCTTCATGTATTAAGTAAAAAAGGTGTAGAGATTGGATTTTGGCAATATAGTAAATTTGGTTTAATAGTTACTCCACCAGTGCTATTTATAGTTTTATTAACATTAATATAA
- a CDS encoding gamma-glutamylcyclotransferase family protein translates to MTETLFVYGTLMPNCPNGHVLENIVGKFVPATVKGRLVDAGWSAGMGYPGIRLDEPIDTVHGYLFYSSNLINHWDYLDEFEGLEFVRTPVTVERYDELEVDTFIYALKAEVEEMLEE, encoded by the coding sequence ATGACAGAAACATTATTTGTTTATGGAACACTGATGCCAAACTGTCCAAATGGACATGTTTTGGAAAATATAGTTGGAAAATTTGTTCCTGCTACAGTTAAAGGACGACTTGTAGATGCAGGATGGAGTGCAGGTATGGGATATCCTGGAATTAGATTAGATGAACCTATTGATACAGTTCATGGATATCTGTTTTATTCAAGTAATCTTATAAATCATTGGGATTATTTAGATGAGTTTGAGGGCTTAGAGTTTGTAAGAACCCCTGTGACAGTTGAAAGGTATGATGAGTTAGAAGTTGATACTTTTATCTATGCTTTGAAAGCTGAAGTTGAAGAGATGTTAGAAGAGTAA
- a CDS encoding metalloregulator ArsR/SmtB family transcription factor, translating into MDIFLKSVSALNDETRVKLLKFINIHGKCCVCDLENSFDMIQSRLSRHLKILKEGGFLRVDRVGRWAYYSIRSPLDEFRQASIKEIMTLDIDLPNLKKVCEAK; encoded by the coding sequence ATGGATATTTTTCTAAAATCTGTTTCAGCATTAAATGATGAAACAAGAGTAAAGCTACTTAAGTTTATTAATATTCATGGTAAATGTTGTGTATGTGATTTAGAAAACTCTTTTGATATGATACAATCACGACTTTCTAGACATCTAAAGATTTTAAAAGAGGGTGGTTTTTTAAGAGTTGACAGAGTAGGTCGATGGGCTTATTATTCTATTAGAAGCCCTTTAGATGAATTTAGACAAGCAAGCATAAAAGAGATTATGACTTTAGATATTGATTTACCAAATTTAAAAAAAGTTTGTGAGGCAAAATGA
- a CDS encoding pyridoxamine 5'-phosphate oxidase family protein has translation MGKITDKLSKKDINFIKEQKMFFVATAPKKGKINISPKGLDKTFKVIDDNTVLWLNYFGSGNETSAHLLEDDRMTLMFCAFEGKANILRLYCKAKAIQEKDKKWDKYISYFPDTNGARQIFKIKILNVNNSCGLGVPLYEFVDQREDLKKYYKKTTKKEQIEYMKKKNQISFDGKPTKLFED, from the coding sequence ATGGGTAAAATTACAGATAAATTAAGTAAAAAAGATATTAACTTTATAAAAGAACAAAAAATGTTTTTTGTTGCAACTGCTCCTAAAAAAGGAAAAATCAATATTTCACCAAAAGGTCTAGATAAAACTTTTAAAGTAATTGATGATAACACCGTACTTTGGTTAAACTATTTTGGAAGTGGAAATGAAACATCTGCACATCTACTTGAAGATGATAGAATGACTTTAATGTTTTGTGCATTTGAAGGTAAAGCAAATATTTTAAGACTATATTGTAAAGCAAAGGCAATACAAGAAAAAGACAAAAAGTGGGATAAATATATCTCTTATTTTCCAGATACAAATGGTGCTAGACAAATATTTAAAATAAAAATACTAAATGTAAATAATTCTTGTGGACTAGGTGTTCCATTGTATGAGTTTGTAGACCAAAGGGAAGATTTAAAAAAATATTATAAGAAAACAACAAAAAAAGAGCAAATTGAATATATGAAGAAAAAAAATCAAATAAGTTTTGATGGAAAACCAACAAAACTATTTGAAGATTAA
- the tkt gene encoding transketolase yields MSKQLLQKQADTIRFLAADMVQEANSGHPGAPMGMADIATVLSAHLNLNPANDKWLNRDRLVFSGGHATGLVYSLLHLWGFDVSLPDMREFRQFNSKTPGHPEYGHTHGVEITTGPLGQGIANAVGFAMASKYAQNTLGKDVINHNVYCLCGDGDLQEGISYEACATAGHLGLDNLVVIYDSNSITIEGDTSIAWSENVKKRFTAINFEVLEVDGHNFDQIDKAIVTAKQSDKPVLIIATTSIGKGAATLEGSHHTHGAPLGDEEIRESKIKAGFNPDEKFVVPYDIKGAFDKLIKGVEAENAWEESLSAETKEKIKQLQNPDFDSIVYPEFEVGSSVATRSSNHKILNAIAKAIPGFLGGSADLAPSNKTELAGMGDFPNGRNIHFGIKEHAMAAMTNAMNLYGLFRVFSATFFVFSDYLKPSARIAALASIPQHFVWTHDSIGVGEDGPTHQPIEHLSQFRALPNFYTFRPADATENVDSWKVALKMNAPTAFVCSRQNLEVLKDEKAFGDVSNGGYLLKERDGATVTIMASGSEVMLALQTACDLDKEGIKANVVSVPCFDLLVEQDKEYVDTIIKPNTKVFAVEAARGMEYYKYADVVYGMDTFGASAPAGELFKHFGFTKEALVEKIKKDI; encoded by the coding sequence ATGTCAAAACAATTACTTCAAAAGCAAGCTGATACTATTAGATTTTTAGCTGCTGATATGGTTCAAGAAGCAAATTCAGGACACCCTGGTGCACCAATGGGGATGGCTGATATAGCTACAGTATTAAGTGCTCACTTAAACTTAAACCCTGCAAATGATAAATGGCTAAACAGAGATAGATTAGTGTTTAGTGGGGGTCATGCTACAGGATTAGTTTACTCTTTACTTCATTTATGGGGATTTGATGTTAGCTTACCAGATATGAGAGAGTTTAGACAATTTAACTCAAAAACTCCTGGTCACCCAGAATATGGTCATACACATGGTGTAGAGATTACAACAGGTCCATTAGGTCAAGGTATTGCAAATGCAGTTGGTTTTGCTATGGCATCAAAATACGCACAAAATACTTTAGGTAAAGATGTTATTAATCATAATGTATATTGTCTTTGTGGAGATGGAGATTTACAAGAGGGTATCTCTTATGAAGCTTGTGCGACTGCTGGACATTTAGGTTTAGATAATCTTGTAGTAATTTACGATTCAAACTCAATTACAATTGAAGGTGATACATCAATTGCTTGGAGTGAAAATGTAAAGAAAAGATTTACTGCTATTAACTTTGAAGTATTAGAAGTAGATGGACACAATTTTGATCAAATTGATAAAGCTATTGTTACTGCAAAACAAAGTGATAAACCTGTACTTATTATTGCAACAACTTCTATTGGTAAAGGTGCTGCAACATTAGAAGGAAGTCATCATACACATGGAGCTCCATTAGGTGATGAAGAGATTAGAGAATCAAAAATCAAAGCTGGATTTAATCCAGATGAAAAATTTGTAGTTCCTTATGATATTAAAGGTGCATTTGACAAACTTATCAAAGGTGTTGAAGCAGAAAATGCTTGGGAAGAATCATTAAGTGCCGAAACAAAAGAAAAAATCAAACAATTACAAAACCCTGATTTTGATTCAATTGTTTATCCAGAATTTGAAGTTGGAAGTTCTGTTGCAACAAGAAGTTCAAACCATAAAATCTTAAATGCAATTGCAAAAGCAATTCCTGGGTTTTTAGGTGGAAGTGCTGACTTGGCTCCTTCAAATAAAACTGAATTAGCTGGAATGGGTGATTTCCCAAATGGAAGAAACATTCACTTTGGTATTAAAGAACATGCAATGGCAGCAATGACAAATGCAATGAATCTTTATGGATTATTTAGAGTATTCTCTGCTACATTCTTTGTATTCTCAGATTATTTAAAACCAAGTGCAAGAATTGCAGCTTTAGCTTCAATTCCACAACATTTTGTATGGACTCACGATTCAATTGGTGTTGGAGAAGATGGACCAACTCACCAACCAATTGAGCATTTATCACAATTTAGAGCATTACCAAACTTCTATACATTTAGACCTGCTGATGCAACAGAAAATGTTGATTCTTGGAAAGTTGCTCTTAAAATGAATGCACCAACAGCATTTGTTTGTTCAAGACAAAACCTTGAAGTATTAAAAGATGAGAAAGCATTTGGTGATGTATCAAATGGTGGATATCTATTAAAAGAAAGAGATGGTGCAACTGTTACTATTATGGCAAGTGGTAGTGAAGTGATGTTAGCATTACAAACTGCTTGTGACTTAGATAAAGAGGGAATTAAAGCAAATGTTGTTTCTGTTCCTTGTTTTGACCTTTTAGTTGAGCAAGATAAAGAGTATGTTGATACTATTATTAAACCAAATACAAAAGTATTTGCTGTAGAAGCTGCTAGAGGTATGGAATATTATAAATATGCAGATGTAGTTTATGGTATGGATACTTTTGGTGCATCAGCTCCAGCTGGTGAACTTTTTAAACATTTTGGATTTACTAAAGAGGCTTTAGTAGAAAAAATCAAAAAAGATATATAA
- a CDS encoding WG repeat-containing protein, with product MKKYLAGIALIALITGCAQKNTTVVTVGDKDGILNESGEVQVKPVYKKMGKLDTISTNNYKHPHYVNLHWLHIDGQRYSIVKNIDNKYGIVDDEGNLKLKVIFDSIGQFVNGFAKVEVDGKYGLINEDLEVVLKPIYDDVRNPIDEAIVVKNFMKNDRIQYGCLNTNMELIAPLDYDMIFLSNEKRMRVKKDNLWGFMDTRCNLVVKPQYKFAKDFSNGLAKVQKTDGLFTYINLAGEEIERKTFDEGLDF from the coding sequence ATGAAAAAATATTTAGCAGGGATAGCACTTATTGCATTGATAACAGGTTGTGCCCAAAAAAATACAACTGTTGTAACTGTAGGAGATAAGGATGGGATATTAAATGAGAGTGGAGAGGTTCAAGTAAAACCAGTTTATAAAAAAATGGGAAAACTTGATACAATCTCTACAAACAATTATAAACATCCTCACTATGTGAACCTTCATTGGTTACATATAGATGGACAAAGATATTCTATAGTAAAAAATATTGATAATAAATATGGAATTGTTGATGATGAAGGAAATTTAAAATTAAAGGTGATTTTTGATTCAATAGGACAATTTGTTAATGGTTTTGCAAAAGTTGAAGTTGATGGTAAATATGGGCTTATCAATGAAGATTTAGAAGTTGTACTAAAACCAATTTATGATGATGTGAGAAATCCAATTGATGAAGCTATTGTTGTTAAGAATTTTATGAAAAATGATAGAATTCAATATGGTTGCTTAAATACAAACATGGAACTTATAGCACCTTTAGATTATGATATGATTTTTCTTTCAAATGAAAAAAGAATGAGAGTTAAAAAAGATAATCTATGGGGATTTATGGATACACGTTGTAATTTAGTTGTAAAACCACAATATAAGTTTGCAAAAGACTTTTCTAATGGTTTAGCTAAAGTGCAAAAAACTGATGGTTTATTTACATATATAAATCTAGCTGGAGAAGAGATTGAAAGAAAGACTTTTGATGAAGGTCTTGACTTTTAA
- a CDS encoding ankyrin repeat domain-containing protein, producing MKNLKKVLFISFITLFALIGCSQKTETVNKMENTSVEVEKATQNDFINELALHDAVRAKDKSLVDELISKGVKVNTQDKYGYTPLHLAARLNQLDIAEKLFASGASINNTDKFGDTPLIDSTRNSTNAMSRFLICNGAERNVHDKHEMTPLHNASKNNDLYIAMMLQTQDTTLLCQKLSITLEYYDDVDNKICGNIPTGVATNIDVTLAEDSEDSVKPMGPFKAQIDEKTYCAKLNKPLKSGADYLVTAIGTNDIDKAIATANLSDIKLTKEEPKDEYIEGLYEALMTEFGPDFGPWNAELDKNGLVFRFKDPTVLFKRGSSELRTKYTEILDNFFPRYLKVLDRYVDQIAAVRVEGHTSSEFRTAKSDEERYSKNKALSENRAKQVFEYTQNMTNDIEVKANSSWLEKVYSYHGMAYDDLIYDENGVEDKVQSRRVEFRINKIMN from the coding sequence ATGAAAAATTTGAAAAAAGTGCTATTTATTAGCTTTATTACATTATTTGCATTAATTGGATGTTCTCAAAAAACAGAAACTGTAAATAAGATGGAAAATACTAGTGTAGAGGTAGAAAAAGCTACTCAAAATGATTTTATAAATGAACTTGCATTACATGATGCAGTTAGAGCTAAAGATAAATCATTAGTAGATGAATTAATCTCAAAAGGTGTAAAAGTAAATACACAAGATAAATATGGATATACACCATTACATTTAGCTGCAAGACTTAATCAATTAGATATTGCAGAAAAACTGTTTGCAAGTGGAGCTAGTATTAATAATACCGATAAATTTGGAGATACACCACTTATAGATTCTACAAGAAATAGTACAAATGCAATGTCAAGATTTTTGATTTGTAACGGAGCAGAGAGAAATGTTCATGATAAACATGAAATGACTCCTTTACATAATGCATCAAAAAACAATGATTTATATATTGCTATGATGTTACAAACTCAAGATACTACACTTTTATGTCAAAAACTATCTATTACATTAGAATATTATGATGATGTAGATAATAAAATTTGTGGAAATATTCCAACAGGAGTGGCAACTAATATTGATGTAACACTTGCTGAAGATTCTGAAGATTCTGTAAAACCAATGGGACCTTTTAAAGCCCAAATTGATGAAAAAACTTATTGTGCAAAACTTAATAAACCTCTTAAAAGTGGAGCAGATTATTTAGTTACTGCAATCGGTACAAATGATATTGATAAAGCTATTGCAACTGCAAATCTTAGTGATATAAAACTTACAAAAGAGGAACCAAAAGATGAATATATTGAAGGTTTATATGAAGCTTTAATGACAGAATTTGGACCAGACTTTGGACCTTGGAATGCAGAATTAGATAAAAATGGATTAGTATTTAGATTTAAAGATCCAACTGTATTATTTAAAAGAGGAAGCAGTGAATTAAGAACAAAATATACAGAAATCTTAGATAACTTTTTTCCTAGATATTTAAAAGTTTTAGATAGATATGTAGATCAAATTGCAGCAGTTAGAGTTGAGGGTCATACATCTTCAGAATTTAGAACTGCAAAAAGTGATGAAGAAAGATATTCAAAAAATAAAGCTCTTTCTGAAAATAGAGCAAAACAAGTTTTTGAATACACTCAAAATATGACAAATGATATAGAAGTTAAAGCGAATAGTTCATGGCTAGAGAAAGTTTATTCTTACCATGGTATGGCTTATGATGATTTGATCTATGATGAAAACGGTGTAGAAGACAAAGTTCAATCAAGAAGAGTTGAGTTTAGAATTAATAAAATAATGAATTAA
- a CDS encoding HlyD family type I secretion periplasmic adaptor subunit → MRNEDVNFVHSLYGQANDKPKSKIDLVFFVIMGFFLFAIIWANFAMIDELARGQGKVIPTNKIQKIQSYDGGEIEEILVKNGEHVKIGQPLVKIDTTRYQATLEENQEGISQWMAMLERLKVESEIDVNRPVPKLNYSKRVKETAGEYIDSESTLFTNRVQELKSSVQVLKSQLNQKKQELEEIKAKKEQLEKSLELVQLQRKTIKNLVQSGAKSRVDLINIEKEYQQLKGDLRSAELSMPRSRFAITEAENKISEKIRGFRTEASKEYQRILVELNKAQARKVSDSDKVKKTVIKSPVDGIIKEIYMNTIGGVVKSGQDLIDIVPNSDILLVEAKIDPRDIAFINPKQKAIVKITAYDFAIYGGLEGQIVEISADSIIDKESKEGKSYYKVVVRTKKNYLEKDGEKLPIIPGMIASVDIVTGEKTIMDFILKPILKIKQNSLHER, encoded by the coding sequence GTGAGAAATGAAGATGTAAATTTTGTCCATTCTTTATATGGACAAGCAAATGATAAACCTAAATCTAAAATTGATTTAGTATTCTTTGTAATTATGGGATTTTTTTTATTTGCAATTATCTGGGCTAATTTTGCGATGATTGATGAGTTAGCAAGGGGACAAGGTAAAGTTATTCCAACAAATAAGATTCAAAAAATACAATCTTATGATGGTGGTGAAATAGAAGAGATTTTAGTAAAAAATGGTGAACATGTTAAAATAGGACAACCTTTAGTAAAAATTGATACAACAAGATATCAAGCTACACTGGAAGAAAATCAAGAGGGTATTAGCCAATGGATGGCTATGCTTGAGAGATTAAAAGTTGAATCAGAAATAGATGTAAATAGACCTGTCCCAAAACTGAACTACAGCAAAAGAGTAAAAGAGACTGCAGGTGAATATATAGATTCTGAAAGTACACTTTTTACAAATAGAGTTCAAGAATTAAAAAGTTCAGTACAAGTTTTAAAATCTCAATTAAATCAAAAAAAACAAGAGTTAGAAGAGATAAAAGCCAAAAAAGAACAATTGGAAAAAAGTTTAGAACTTGTTCAACTTCAAAGAAAAACTATAAAAAATTTAGTGCAATCTGGGGCTAAATCAAGAGTAGATTTAATCAATATTGAAAAAGAATATCAGCAGCTTAAAGGTGATCTAAGATCTGCTGAATTATCTATGCCAAGGTCAAGATTTGCTATTACTGAAGCTGAAAATAAAATTTCTGAAAAAATAAGAGGTTTTAGAACAGAAGCATCAAAAGAGTATCAAAGAATTTTAGTTGAATTAAATAAAGCACAAGCTAGAAAAGTTTCAGATAGTGATAAAGTTAAAAAAACAGTTATAAAATCACCTGTAGATGGAATTATTAAAGAGATTTATATGAATACTATTGGTGGAGTTGTAAAATCAGGACAAGATTTAATTGATATAGTTCCAAACAGTGATATTTTATTAGTAGAAGCAAAAATAGATCCAAGAGATATTGCATTTATTAATCCAAAACAAAAAGCAATAGTGAAAATTACGGCATATGATTTTGCTATATATGGAGGTTTAGAGGGCCAAATTGTAGAGATTTCTGCAGATAGTATTATCGATAAAGAGAGTAAAGAAGGGAAAAGTTACTATAAAGTTGTTGTAAGAACAAAGAAAAATTATTTGGAAAAAGATGGTGAAAAACTACCAATTATTCCAGGTATGATTGCAAGTGTTGATATTGTTACAGGGGAAAAGACAATTATGGATTTTATCCTAAAACCAATACTTAAAATAAAACAAAATTCGTTACATGAACGTTAA